In Candidatus Binataceae bacterium, the sequence CCTTGCCGAACACCCGGATCGCTTCCTTGGTGCGCTCGTGCGAAGGGCCGCCCGGATGGCGCATGCGCAGGACGAGGTAGTCCGGCTGCACCTCGCGCTGCCACATCTGCAGCTGCTCGAGGCAATCCTTAGGCGAGCCGACGATCAGGCGGTTGGGCGAGGCGACGTCGAACGTCCAGTCGTTTTCCGATTTGACCTTGTCGATCACTTCGTCCGGCGCGTAGCCGTTGTTGCGGTAGTAGAACTTGTGCGTGTACATCAGCGGGCCGCTCTCGCGCCGCGCCGAATCCATCGAGTCCGACACCCACATGTCGCGCATCAGCACCAGGTACGGCTTCTTGCCGTGCTTCTTGCACTCGGCACGATAGAGGTCGGCGAAGCGCTTGATCACTTTGACGTGCTCGAGCGGCGAGGTTATCCATGCGTCAGAGATGCGCGCGACGCGCTTGATCCCGACGTCGCTCCACGCCGCCATCCAGATCGGCGGGCGCGGCTTCTGCAGCGGCTTGGGCGTGATCATCACGTTGTCGAGGTTGTAGAACTTGCCGTGATAGCTGAAGCGCTCCTGCTCCCAGCATTTCTTGAGCACTTCGACGCCTTCCTCGCTGCGCCCGGCGCGCTCCTTGATCGAAAGACCGAAGGCCTCGAAGTCGCGGTCCTGGTAGCCCACGCCGACGCTCAGGATCATGCGGCCGCCGGTTATCTGATCGACGATCGCGGCGTCTTCGGCGGCGTGCACCGGATGCCACAGCGGAATCAGCGTGACGCAGGTGCCGACCTTGATCTTCTTGGTGCACACCCCGACCATCCCGGCCATCAGGATGACGTTGGGGATGTAACAGTCTTCCTGCTGATGGTGTTCGCTGAACAGGCAGCTGTCGAATCCGCTCTCTTCCGCAACCTGCGCCTCGACGATCGCTTCGCGGAGCACGCCGCCGATATTGGCGCCGTTGGGCGGATCCTGGGTGCAGGGAAAATAACCGACTTGCATATGATTTCTCCTCCCGGATGTTAAGTTACGGAAATAAACTGCGATTGCTTAACTTCGCCAGTCCGCGAAAAATGTCAACGCGCGCACCGTTGCGCACGGCGCGCGCGTCCCGGCCTACTTGTTCTCCGAGTGAAGCACGCCGGCGCTCTGCAATTGTGCGATCTCGGCGTCGCCCATTCCGAGTTGCCCGCGTAAAATCGCTGGCCCGTGCTCGCCCAGCAGAGGCGCCCTGATCTCCAGCGGCTCGGGGAAGGCCGAGAACTTCAGCGGGAAGCCGGGAATCATCACTTCGCCCAGGATCGGATCGGGGACCGTGCGAATCATGTTGCGCGCCTTGTAGTGCGGATGGCTCACCGTCTCGACCACGGTCATCACCGGCGCCGCGGCGACGCGATGCTCTTCGAGAATTTTGAGCACCGCTTCGTTGGAGGGCTGCGCCTGCATCCACTGCTCGACGATCGCGGCGAGCTCGAAGCGATTCTTCGCCCGGTCGCGCATCGTGGCGAAACGCGGATCCTGGGTGAGCTCGGGTCGGCCCATCGCGCGCGCCATCGAGGGCCATTGCCGGTCGAGCACCAGGACCACGATGTAGCCCTCGGGCCCCTTGAACGAGCCGCACGGGCTCACCAGTTCATGCTGCGAGCCCATCCGCTTGGGCACGTACTCGCCATTGGTGGTCGCCCATACCTGAATGTTCGCTTCGTGCATGTGGTAGAGCGTATCAACCATCGCGATGTCGATGTACTGGCCGATCCCGGTGCGCTCGCGATAGAATAGCGCGTAGCCGATCGCCGAGAACGCGTGCACGCCGCTCGTCTGATCGCCGATGCCCAGCCCGACGAACATCGGCGGTCCGTTGGGGTCGCCCGTCATGTGCATCAGTCCCGAGAAGGCCTGGGCGATGAAGTCGTAACCGACCTTGTGCGAGAGCGGCCCTTTGCGCCCGAAGGCCGAAATCGACGCCATGATGATCCGCGGGTTGAGCTTGCTTAGCGAGGCGTAATCGAGGCCGCGCTTTTCCATCACGCCGGGCCCGTAGTTTTCCACCACCACGTCGGCCTTTTTCGCGAGCTCGCGCAAAAGCTGGATCGATTCAGGCTTGGCGAAGTCAAGGCAAAGGCTCTGCTTGCCGCGGTTCTGCTGGACGAAGTAGGCGCTCCGGCCGTCGCGTATGGCGGGCAAGAGCCGCGCCGGGTCGCCCATCGGCGCCTGCTCGACCTTGACGATGTCGGCGCCCATCTCGGCCATGAATCGCGTTACCGTCGGGCCTGCGAGATATTGCGTGAAGTCCAGCACGCGCACGCCGGACAACATGTTGGGGTTTTGCTTGCCGCCGTTTTCCATATGGGCTTCCTCGCCGGAATGATGCCGGCGTCGCCGTGATAACACCGATAGCGCGCGTATCACAAGCCCGCGGCCTGCCCTCTTTTTGGCCGAGCAATTGGGAAGGATTCGCGCGCTCAGGACGGCTTCGACGGACCTCCGAAGGGCACCTGGCTCAGATGCGAGCGCAGTTCCGCGACCGTCGAGTTGGCCAGCTGGCGCGCGGCGCGCCTGGTTTCCGGCCCCATCCGTGCCAGGCGTTGCAGCGTGCGGCGGGCGCGCTGGGCGTTGCGCAGCGCTCGCTGGCCCATCGGATCGAACCGGCAGGCGGGCGCCTCGTCGCCGTCACGCATCACGCCGTCGATCGCCGAGCAGGAAGCCGAGCAGAAGACTTCGGCATCCGCGCGGTCATGGGCTCTGAGCCGGCCTATCGCCAGGATGACGCGATTCCATTGGCGAATCCTGCGCAGCCCGCCCTCGAAGATGCGCTTTTGCGCGCGGAAGGGGAGCAGCGGGGAATCGATCTGGCGGCTGAGCGTCTTGTCGAGGGCGCGAAAGTCGATCGCCATCAACCGCACAAGGGTTTCGCGATGCGCCGCATCCTGCATCGAGTCGAAACGCGCTTCGCTCAGGATATGGCTCGCGACCGTGGTGTTGAAGCGGCCGATCCAGCGCGTCGGCAGATAGAAATTATGCGCGAGCACGTCGGCCGCGAGATGGGCGAGGTAGCCGAGCGCAAAGGCCTGCTCCTCGCTCCCGCGCGCGGCGCTCAGCAGCCCGAAACCGGTCGCCCAGTTGTGCGAATGGCGCCGCAGCCGGCTCTGCAGACGGCGCCCCTGCACGATATCGGGCGCGAGCGAGCCATACAGGAAAGCGTCGGGCATTGAGAGTAGGATGGCTTGTAGGGGCTCCTCCAGGGTGCTAACGCTCGCAAGCACTTGCACCCCCAGGGCAATATGAGTGACCGGCCCCCAGGCAAAGGCCGGCGGAGCGCTGAGCGCGATGAACCCGACGACGAGGGCGATTACGGTGGCGATAATCATATCCGGGGCCCGGACCGCGGCCGGACGCTGACCTGATGTTATGAGCCGCGACCTGAGCGCGCCAGAGCATCGCCGCCTGCTCCTGGATTCCGTCCGCGATTACCTTTCGCAACTCGCCGAGGAGGGACTCGAGGGGTTGCCCGCTACGGCGGCACGCGCTGCCACTGCCGCCGCCGACAAACCCGCATCCGTATCCAAACCGCCGGCCCCTGCCGCCGCAGCCGTCTCGTCCGCCGGCGACTCGGCTCGCGCCGCCGCCGCTTCATCGCGGCCCGCGCCGCTGCCGGCGCCCGGGGAATTGCTCTCGCGCTATCCGGGCCTCGAAAAAACCACGTCACTCGAGGAGTTGAGCGCCTTCATCGGCGATTGCAAGCGCTGCAAGCTCGCGCCATTGCGGACGCATCTGGTCTTCGGCGTCGGCAATCCCGGGGCTGACCTGATGTTCGTTGGCGAGGCTCCCGGCGCCGACGAGGACGCGCGCGGCGAGCCGTTCGTCGGCCGCGCCGGGCAACTGCTGACCGACATCATCGAGCGCGGGATGGGCCTCAAGCGGTCCGACGTCTATATCTGCAACGTGATCAAGTGCCGCCCGCCCGACAATCGCAATCCCGAGTCCGACGAAGTCGCCGCGTGCGAGCCGTTCCTGATGCGCCAGATCGATCTCGTGCGTCCGCGTGCGATCGTCGCGCTCGGCACCTTCGCGGTGCAGGCGCTGCTGAAGGTCAAGACGCCGATCAGCCGGCTGCGCGGCAACTGGCATGAAGTGCGCGGCGTCAAACTGATGCCGACATTCCATCCGGCCTACCTGTTGCGCAGTCCGGGCGAGAAGCGGGTGGTATGGCAGGATATACAGGAAGTGATGAAGCTGCTCGGGCTCGAGGTACCGGCGCGCGGGGGCGCGCGATGAGTCGGCGGCCGTGATAGCGAGGGGGGGAATTGGGGCATCCGCGCCGCGGGTGTGCGCTGCGCTATGCGCGCTCGTGCTCGGCGGGATCGGCCTCGCCGCCGCCGAACACGACCACCGCGCAGCGAGCTTGGCCACGCCCTCCGCGGGGGCTGCGGCTATCGAGGCGCCGCCGTGGGTTTGCCTGATCAAGGTTGACGGCTCAATCAACCCGGCGGTAGCCGCGTATATCGAGGACGGAATTGCGTACGCCGGTGCGCGTAACGCCGGCGCGCTGGTGATCGAGCTCGACACCCCCGGCGGATTGCTCGGCTCGGCGCAGCGCATCGTCAAGGACCTGCTCAACGCGCCACTTCCCACGATCGTTTACGTGGCGCCGTCGGGCGCGAGCGCGGCCTCGGCCGGGACCTTCATCACCGAGGCGGCGGCAGTCGCCGCGATGGCGCCCGGGACCACGATCGGCGCGGCGCATCCGGTGGGCGAGGGCGGCAGCGAGATCAAAGGCGTGGTAGGCAAGAAGATCGAGAACTTCACCGCTTCGTTTGCGGGCAGTATCGCGCGCTCGCGCGGCCGCAACGAAGAATGGATCGAGCAGGCGGTGCGCGAGAGCGCGGCGATCAGCGAAGCCGAGGCGCTCAAGCGCCACGTGATCGACATCGTCGCGCCCGACCTGCGGAGCCTGCTGGTGCAGGCATCGGGCCGCGAGGTCAAGGTCGGCGGCGGTGCGGTGGTGAAGCTCAAGCTCGCCGACGCCGCGATTCGCCGCCTGCGGATGACGCTGGGGCAGGCGCTGCTCAACGTGCTCGCCGACCCCAACATCGTGTACCTGCTGATGCTGGCCGGAATCGTGGGGATCTATTTCGAGTTCGCCCATCCGGGCTTCTACCTCCCGGGCGTGGTCGGCGCGATCTGTCTTCTGCTCGCGCTCGGCTCATTCGAGATCCTGCCCATCAACCTGACCGGGCTGCTGCTGTTAATGCTGGGAATCGGGATGCTCGTCTCCGAAGCCTTTCTCCGCAGTTACGGCGTGCTCGGCATCGGCGGGGTGATCGCGTTCGTGATCGGCTCGCTGTTTCTGATCGACAGCTCGCAGACCGACCTCGAGGTGAACCGCGGGATTATCGCCGGCGCGGCGGCCGCGATGAGCGCGTTCATCCTGGGCCTTGGCTGGATCGTCCTGCGCGAGCGGCATCGGCGTCCCACGACCGGGCGCGAAGGGATGGTCGGCGAAATTGGCGAAGTGCGCGAAGCGATCGCACCGGGCGCGCCGGGACGGGTTTTCGTGCACGGCGAGCACTGGCGCGCGGCAAGCAGCGAAGCGCTCGGCGTCGGCGCCCGGGCGCGCGTGATTGCAGTGCACGGACTGGAGATCGAGGTGCGCGGCGAATCGTAGAGCGGCATTTTCCTCAAACTGTACGAAGCTGCGGGCGCCGGCGCCCGCGAGATGAAGGCGGGGAGAGATTTATGGGACCGGCACTGGGAATCATCATCGTGATTGGCGTCGCGATCCTGCTAAGCGGGCTCAGGGTGCTCAACGAATACGAACGGGCGGTGGTTTTCCGGCTGGGCCGGCTCACCCCGTTTCGCGGTCCGGGCGTGATTTTCATCATTCCGGTTCTCGAGCGATCGGTGCGCGTCGATCTGCGCACGGTCACTCTGGACATCGCGCCCCAGGACGTGATCACCCGCGACAACGTCACGATCAAGGTGAGCGCGGTGCTCTATTTCCGCGTGCTCGACCCCTCGCGCGCCGTGACCGAGGTCGCGAATTACCTTTTTGCGACCACGCAGCTGGCGCAGACCACGCTCCGTTCCGTCGGCGGCCAGACCGAACTTGACGAATTACTGGCCCAGCGCGACAAGCTCAACGCGCGCATCCAGGAGATCGTCGATGCGCAGACCGAACCGTGGGGCGTCAAGGTCACCCTGGTCGAGCTCAAGAACATCGATCTGCCGCAGGACATGCAGCGCGCGATCGCCGCGCAGGCCGAAGCGGAGCGCGAGCGGCGCGCCAAGGTGATCGCGGCTGAAGGCGAGTTCCAGGCCGCGCAGCGGCTGGCCGAGGCGGCCGAGATCATGAACAAGAGTCCGGTAACGCTTCAGCTCCGTTACCTGCAGACGCTCAAGGAGATCGCGGCCGAGAACAATTCGACCACCGTCTTTCCGATTCCGCTCGATCTGTTCGAGCCGTTTCTGAACCTGCGCCGCGCGTTCAACAACCCCGAGGGCGGCGGCACGAAAACCTGACCCGCAAACCGCGGGGAAAGCGGAGCCGTACGTTTGCGATGGACGATTCGATAGTTGGGCAACTCCGATAGATGGGTAAGCTGATAATGGTCCGTCACGGCGAGAGCGAGGGTAATCGCGAGCGCCGCTTCACCACCACTCCCGACGCGCCGCTCACCGACCTGGGGCGCGAGCAGGCCGCGCAGGCGGCACGCCGCATCGCGCGGATTTTCAATCCGCGCCTCGTCATCACCAGCCCCTACGCGCGGGCGCGCGAGACCGGCGAGATTATCGCCGCCGCGCTGCGCTTGCCGGTCGAGGTCGAGCCCGGCCTCTACGAGCGTCACTTCGGCTACTTGCGCGGACAGCCTTACGACGCGGTGCGCGACGATCCGACGTTCGAAACCGAGAAGATGTGGCTGTGGCGTCCGGAGGGCGGCGAGAGCTACGAAGACGTACGCGTGCGCGTGGCGCCAATCCTCGAGCGGCTGGCGGTGCTCGCCGGCGGCGGCGAACTGGCGGTGGTCAGCCACGGCGGCGTGATGCTGACGTGCTGGGCGCACCTCGTCGGACATTGGGACAACGCGCACGTTCCGCCCAACTGCGGAATCGTGCTGGTGGAATACGAAAACGGCCGTTTCAAGCCCCCGCTGATCGTCGAGGATTGAGCGGCGCGCGCGCCGCGGCGCGCCGGAGGCGGCCAAGCCGCCCTGGGTCAGATCCCGAGCAGGCGCGCCAGCATCGGCGTCGCCGGCGCCGATGTAAGCTCGTCCCACGAACCTTCCTGGACGACGCGCCCGTCTTCGATCGCCGCGGCGCGCGTGCACAGCCGCTCCAGGATGTCCGCGCGATGGTCCACAGCGATGAGCGTGAAGCCGAGTTCGCGATGCCATTGCAGGATCGCTTCTACGAGATCCGCAACCGTGGGACCGTCGAGCGCCGTGAACGGTTCGTCGAGCAGAAGGAGTGGCGGGCGCCGAGCGAGCATCCGCGCAAGCGCGACGCGGCGCGCCTGGCCGCCGGAAATCCGCTGCGCCGATTCGTTCCATAGCGGCCCGAGCGCGAGGCGCTGCTTGAGTTCCTCGACCCATCCGCGCGCGCCGTTGTCCTCGTGTCCGCGCAGTCCGAAACAGACGTTGTCCGCCACGCTTAGATGGGGAAAAAGCGAGTCGCTTTGCGTGAGATAGGCGAGCGGCCGTTGATAGAGCGGCAGATGCGGCGGAAACAGCAGCGTGTCGCCAAGCTGAATCCGGCCGGCGTCGGGCGCTTCGATTCCTGCAAGACACGAGAGCACGGTGCTCTTGCCCGCTCCCGAAGCGCCGAAGAGCCCAAGCCGCTCTCCCTGCTCCAGGCGCAAGCGCACGTCCACGGTAAGCGCGCGCCGGCGCTTTACGATACGCGCATCAAGCGTTGGCATCGGCGTAGCGCCTTTGCGCGAGCAGATGAATCGCCCATGGGAGCGGCAGCGCGGTGAGAAGGAATACCACCAGCAGCGGCATAACCGCCGGCATCCCGGCGTCCTGCAGGTTGATCCATATCTGCACCGGCATCCCGCTCGGATAATAGGCGGTTACGACCACCGCGCCGAATTCGCCGAGCGCGCGCACCCATGCGAGGCTCACCGCGGCGGCGAAGCCTAGCCGCGCGAGCGGAAAAGTCACGCGGCGAAACACCTCGTATGGGCGCAATCCGAGCAGCGCTGCTGTCCGCTCGAGATCGACGGGCACTGCCGCGAGCGCGGCGCGCGCGGCCACGATATAGTAGCCGACGCTCACGTAGAACTGGGTCGCGATGAAGGCGAGCGGACTGTTGGCCGTCGGCAAGCCCATCCTGAGCAGCCACGCGCCCGGCTTCATCGTGGGACCGAAGGCGAGCGAGAGCAGGATACCCAGCGCAAGCGGCGGCATCAGCACCGAGACCAGGACCGCCGCCTCCCACGCGATCTTGTCGCGGCCGGTCGCACGCGCGAGATACCAGGCAACCGGCGTGCCGACGATCACGTCGAGCAGCAGGGCGACTCCCGTGAGCGTCAGCGATACGCTGACCGCGGAGGCCGTCGAGCCGGGGATGCTGCCGTCCCATTGCCATCGGCCGACCGGAGCGCAAAGCCCGAGCAACGGGTACAGCAGCGCGAGCGTGAACGCGAGCATGCCCATCCGGGCCCACCAGGAAGATCGCACGACACTCTATACTACGGCACCAGCGGCTTGGCGTCACCGGGATCATCGTAGCGGTAGCGCGAGAGAATCTGGCGCGCTTCGGGACCTTGAAGCCAGGCAACAAAGCGCTCCGCCAGCTTTGGCTGCGGCGCATCCTTGAGCGTTGCGGCGTAGAAGACGAGCGGGGAAGGCCGATGCACCTTGCCGTTCAGGGTGACGCTCACCTTCGCGTACTCCTGCTCCATCGACGACGAGCCGAGATTGATTTCAGGCGGCAACGCAAGGAACGGCAGACCAAGTGCGCCGGGCTGCGTCTTGTAGGCCGAACTGGCGTCGAGTTGTCCCGCCTGCAGCCGCGCCATCACCTGCGGTTCCTGAAAAATCTGTTGCGGATTGATCTGCGGTGCGAGAATTTTCTCTCCGAGGCCGGGCTGATGGTAAAAGTCCGCCGCAAGCTGCATCACGAAGATGATGTTCAACCCCTGCGGGTCGGTATTTGGATCGGTGCGGCCGAAGCGAAACCCCGGGGTTTGCAGGATTTGCCACCAGGGCGTCGCGCCTGCATCGCCGGCCTTGGCCAGCGCCGCCGCGTACCGGCTCTTTGGACTGTACGCGATAACCATCTCAGTTCGCGCGATCGGGATCGCGCTTGTGGCCTTGCCCGCCTTCAGCACGGCGCGCATCGGTCCCGGCGTTACCGAGATAAACACGTCCGGCCGGATGCTGCTCGCGATGATCAGATTGGCAAGTCCGGTCGAGCCGGAAGCGCGTCCCTGCAGCTCGGCTCCCATAGCCTTCGCGATCGCCGGGCGCACCCCGCCGTCCATCATCGAGCCCATCGACCCGGCGTACGCGACCTGGAGCGGCATCAGCGCCTCGGCATCGCCGCGTCCTGCGACGAACATCGCCACCGCGCAGGCTGCGACGGCGACGGCGACGAGAACGGCGAGTCTTATCCTGCTACGTCCGAGTCTGTCCATCGGTGCTCCATCCCCCTCCTAGAAAGGGATACGTCCGGTCGCGATAACGGCATGGTTGTATGCGGGATGATGAGTAACGGCGACCTGGTATCCGGCGCCGAAGGTCATCCCGACGCGGTCATGGATCGGAATGCGCCCGATAATCAGTCCAGGGGTGATGAACAGCTGGTTCTTGCCGGTGTTCTCGCCGAGCGTGTACCAGGTGTAGTTGAATTCCAGTTCCGGCCAGAAATACCTCATGACGCGATACTGGAAGGCGGTGTTCCAGTTAAGCGGCATCGAGAGCCGATCGACGCCGCCGTTGGGAATCGCGACGCCGACGGTGCTCTGAAAGGCAAAGTCGCCGAAGCCTTTGCCGAAGGCGACGGTTGGCGTGTAAATCGTGTGGCCGGCGCTGTTGCCGTCGTCGCCAGTCGGCACCTGGAAACCCATGAACGCGGTAAGGATGTAGTCGCCGTTTTCCTCGTTGCCGGAGAGGATGCGGTACTTGATGAGGAACGTTTCATCCGCCCAGCCGTCGCTCGCGGGCTTGGGGGGCGGCTTTTTGCCCTTTTTCGGCTTCGGCGGCAGCGCGCCGTTGTGCGCGATCCATCCCGGAACCCCGAGAATGATCTCGGTGTTCTGGAACGGAATCAGCTCGAGCCCTTTGTTGGCGCCGAAGTTGTCGAGCGCCTTGCCATGCGGCTGCGCCTGCCAGAGCTGATCGTAGCGGTACTCCTCTTCCAGGCGCGGCGTTACCGTCACCAGCGGCGTGACCCAGTGCGGCTGCTCGCTCTGGATGCGCGTCACGCGCGGAAACCAGTCGACGAAATACTGCACCACGGGCGACATCAGGGACGGCTCTGAAACGGGCGGCGGGTTCGCAATCGTCATCGCGGTCGATGAGGGTGCTGGACCCTGTGCGCGAGCTTGCACCGAGTGCATGATTGAGAAAGCGAGAACGGCTGTAAGGATGGCCGTGCGGAACAGAACGGAATCGAATGTTTTCATCACGGGGTGTTTATGCCATTATACAGGCGACCTGACAAGTATCATGGCTAAGCCGCGAGAAATCGAAGACGAGCGGGCTCAGCAGAGCGGAGCGATACTGCGCCGCGCGCGTGTCGCGCGCGGACTTAGCCAGGACGAACTCGCCCGGCGCGCCGGACTCTCGCGCCAGGCCCTGGGCGCGATCGAGTCCGGCCTCTATCAGCCGGGTGTCGGCGCGGCGCTCGCGCTTGCGCGCGAGCTGGGCCATAGCGTCGAGGCGCTCTTCGGCAGCGCAGGGGCGCCGGCGCTGCTCGAGGCCGACTGGGCCGAGGCCCGCGGCGGCGCGCGGCAAGGCGCGCCGGCGCTGCCGGCGCGTCCGGCGATCGCGCTGGGGCGCGTCGGCGGACGACTGGTCGCGCTCGCCCAGCCGGCGCCAGCGATGCGCCTGGTGCCGGCCGCGGGCGTGCTTGAGCACGCCCGCGGCCGGCACGCGCAGGTGGCCGCGTTTCGCACGCGCGAGCAGATCGACGCGACACTGCTGGTTGCGGGATGCGATCCGGCGGTGACGATTCTTGCGGACTGGATGGCGCGCCATCGGCCGGCCACCACGCTTACGCCGATCGGACGGAGCAGCCGCGCGGCCCTCGCCGCGCTGCTCGCGGGGCGAGTGCATGCCGCCGGAGTACATCTCGGCGACCGCGAGGGCGGCGACTACAACCTGGCGGCGGTGCGCGAGGCGCTCAAGCGGCGGCAGGCGATTATGGTGAACTTTGCGCGCTGGGAGCTCGGGCTGGGCGTCCGGCGGGGCAATCCGCTCGGCGTACGTGGTATCGCCGACCTTGCAATGCCCGGCCTCCGGATCGTCAACCGCGAGGCGGGTTCCGGTGCACGGCTCGTGCTCGACCAGGCGCTGGCCGAGTTGAAGATCGTGCCGCGGCGGATCGCAGGCTACGCGCGCGAGCTAAGCGGCCATCTCGAGGTCGCCGCCGCCATCGCGGCGGGCGAGGCTGACGCCGGACTGACGCTGCGAGTGGGGGCGGAGGCCTTCAGTTTGGATTTTGTCACAGTACGCGAAGAGCGCTATGATGTGGTCATCCTGCAACGCGAGATGGACTCGCCTCCGGTGCGTGCGATGCTCGACGCGCTGAACTCAAGCGCCTTCGCCAACGAGGTCAGGCAGCTTTGCGCATACGACACGGCGCAAATGGGACAGGTGATCGCACGCCTTAATTCCTAGGCAGCGGCGAATTCAACGATGGCGCGCGCGCCATCGAACATAAGGAGCAAATTATGGGAGCAACCACACCATCGGCAGAACGGGCGGCCGGCAGCGCGCGCTCCAGCGCGGCGCTGAATTTCCTCAAAGCTTCACCCAAGAAATTGCTTATCGGCGGAAAATGGGTGCCGGCGAAGTCGGGCAAGACCTTCGAGACCCTCAATCCGGCGACCGAAGAGGTTCTTGCGCTGATTGCCGAAGGCGACAAGGCCGACGTCGATGACGCGGTCAAGGCGGCGCGCAAGGCGTTCGAGGACGGCAAATGGTCGAAGATCGGACCGCATCAACGGGCCCGGTACCTGTTGAAGATCGCCGACCTGATCGAGCAGCACGCCGACGAATTGGCCGAGCTCGAGACGCTCGACAACGGCAAGGCGAAGACCCAGGCACGCGCGATCGACATCGCGGGCGCGGCCGAGACCTTCC encodes:
- a CDS encoding LLM class flavin-dependent oxidoreductase, with amino-acid sequence MQVGYFPCTQDPPNGANIGGVLREAIVEAQVAEESGFDSCLFSEHHQQEDCYIPNVILMAGMVGVCTKKIKVGTCVTLIPLWHPVHAAEDAAIVDQITGGRMILSVGVGYQDRDFEAFGLSIKERAGRSEEGVEVLKKCWEQERFSYHGKFYNLDNVMITPKPLQKPRPPIWMAAWSDVGIKRVARISDAWITSPLEHVKVIKRFADLYRAECKKHGKKPYLVLMRDMWVSDSMDSARRESGPLMYTHKFYYRNNGYAPDEVIDKVKSENDWTFDVASPNRLIVGSPKDCLEQLQMWQREVQPDYLVLRMRHPGGPSHERTKEAIRVFGKEIGPKL
- a CDS encoding CoA transferase, with translation MENGGKQNPNMLSGVRVLDFTQYLAGPTVTRFMAEMGADIVKVEQAPMGDPARLLPAIRDGRSAYFVQQNRGKQSLCLDFAKPESIQLLRELAKKADVVVENYGPGVMEKRGLDYASLSKLNPRIIMASISAFGRKGPLSHKVGYDFIAQAFSGLMHMTGDPNGPPMFVGLGIGDQTSGVHAFSAIGYALFYRERTGIGQYIDIAMVDTLYHMHEANIQVWATTNGEYVPKRMGSQHELVSPCGSFKGPEGYIVVLVLDRQWPSMARAMGRPELTQDPRFATMRDRAKNRFELAAIVEQWMQAQPSNEAVLKILEEHRVAAAPVMTVVETVSHPHYKARNMIRTVPDPILGEVMIPGFPLKFSAFPEPLEIRAPLLGEHGPAILRGQLGMGDAEIAQLQSAGVLHSENK
- a CDS encoding zinc dependent phospholipase C family protein produces the protein MIIATVIALVVGFIALSAPPAFAWGPVTHIALGVQVLASVSTLEEPLQAILLSMPDAFLYGSLAPDIVQGRRLQSRLRRHSHNWATGFGLLSAARGSEEQAFALGYLAHLAADVLAHNFYLPTRWIGRFNTTVASHILSEARFDSMQDAAHRETLVRLMAIDFRALDKTLSRQIDSPLLPFRAQKRIFEGGLRRIRQWNRVILAIGRLRAHDRADAEVFCSASCSAIDGVMRDGDEAPACRFDPMGQRALRNAQRARRTLQRLARMGPETRRAARQLANSTVAELRSHLSQVPFGGPSKPS
- a CDS encoding uracil-DNA glycosylase codes for the protein MSRDLSAPEHRRLLLDSVRDYLSQLAEEGLEGLPATAARAATAAADKPASVSKPPAPAAAAVSSAGDSARAAAASSRPAPLPAPGELLSRYPGLEKTTSLEELSAFIGDCKRCKLAPLRTHLVFGVGNPGADLMFVGEAPGADEDARGEPFVGRAGQLLTDIIERGMGLKRSDVYICNVIKCRPPDNRNPESDEVAACEPFLMRQIDLVRPRAIVALGTFAVQALLKVKTPISRLRGNWHEVRGVKLMPTFHPAYLLRSPGEKRVVWQDIQEVMKLLGLEVPARGGAR
- a CDS encoding nodulation protein NfeD — translated: MATPSAGAAAIEAPPWVCLIKVDGSINPAVAAYIEDGIAYAGARNAGALVIELDTPGGLLGSAQRIVKDLLNAPLPTIVYVAPSGASAASAGTFITEAAAVAAMAPGTTIGAAHPVGEGGSEIKGVVGKKIENFTASFAGSIARSRGRNEEWIEQAVRESAAISEAEALKRHVIDIVAPDLRSLLVQASGREVKVGGGAVVKLKLADAAIRRLRMTLGQALLNVLADPNIVYLLMLAGIVGIYFEFAHPGFYLPGVVGAICLLLALGSFEILPINLTGLLLLMLGIGMLVSEAFLRSYGVLGIGGVIAFVIGSLFLIDSSQTDLEVNRGIIAGAAAAMSAFILGLGWIVLRERHRRPTTGREGMVGEIGEVREAIAPGAPGRVFVHGEHWRAASSEALGVGARARVIAVHGLEIEVRGES
- a CDS encoding slipin family protein — protein: MGPALGIIIVIGVAILLSGLRVLNEYERAVVFRLGRLTPFRGPGVIFIIPVLERSVRVDLRTVTLDIAPQDVITRDNVTIKVSAVLYFRVLDPSRAVTEVANYLFATTQLAQTTLRSVGGQTELDELLAQRDKLNARIQEIVDAQTEPWGVKVTLVELKNIDLPQDMQRAIAAQAEAERERRAKVIAAEGEFQAAQRLAEAAEIMNKSPVTLQLRYLQTLKEIAAENNSTTVFPIPLDLFEPFLNLRRAFNNPEGGGTKT
- a CDS encoding histidine phosphatase family protein, translated to MGKLIMVRHGESEGNRERRFTTTPDAPLTDLGREQAAQAARRIARIFNPRLVITSPYARARETGEIIAAALRLPVEVEPGLYERHFGYLRGQPYDAVRDDPTFETEKMWLWRPEGGESYEDVRVRVAPILERLAVLAGGGELAVVSHGGVMLTCWAHLVGHWDNAHVPPNCGIVLVEYENGRFKPPLIVED
- a CDS encoding ATP-binding cassette domain-containing protein, which codes for MPTLDARIVKRRRALTVDVRLRLEQGERLGLFGASGAGKSTVLSCLAGIEAPDAGRIQLGDTLLFPPHLPLYQRPLAYLTQSDSLFPHLSVADNVCFGLRGHEDNGARGWVEELKQRLALGPLWNESAQRISGGQARRVALARMLARRPPLLLLDEPFTALDGPTVADLVEAILQWHRELGFTLIAVDHRADILERLCTRAAAIEDGRVVQEGSWDELTSAPATPMLARLLGI
- a CDS encoding ABC transporter permease subunit, which encodes MGMLAFTLALLYPLLGLCAPVGRWQWDGSIPGSTASAVSVSLTLTGVALLLDVIVGTPVAWYLARATGRDKIAWEAAVLVSVLMPPLALGILLSLAFGPTMKPGAWLLRMGLPTANSPLAFIATQFYVSVGYYIVAARAALAAVPVDLERTAALLGLRPYEVFRRVTFPLARLGFAAAVSLAWVRALGEFGAVVVTAYYPSGMPVQIWINLQDAGMPAVMPLLVVFLLTALPLPWAIHLLAQRRYADANA
- a CDS encoding extracellular solute-binding protein is translated as MDRLGRSRIRLAVLVAVAVAACAVAMFVAGRGDAEALMPLQVAYAGSMGSMMDGGVRPAIAKAMGAELQGRASGSTGLANLIIASSIRPDVFISVTPGPMRAVLKAGKATSAIPIARTEMVIAYSPKSRYAAALAKAGDAGATPWWQILQTPGFRFGRTDPNTDPQGLNIIFVMQLAADFYHQPGLGEKILAPQINPQQIFQEPQVMARLQAGQLDASSAYKTQPGALGLPFLALPPEINLGSSSMEQEYAKVSVTLNGKVHRPSPLVFYAATLKDAPQPKLAERFVAWLQGPEARQILSRYRYDDPGDAKPLVP